In Ferribacterium limneticum, a genomic segment contains:
- a CDS encoding indolepyruvate ferredoxin oxidoreductase family protein: MSNLAQPPLPTDLSASIDDKYTRHTGRVFLTGTQALIRLPMLQRERDLAAGLNTAGFISGYRGSPLGNLDLGLWKAKEHLAEHHITFQPGLNEDMAATAVWGSQQVNLFPGALYDGVFGLWYGKGPGVDRCGDVFRHANAAGSSKFGGVLVIAGDDHAAKSSTLPHQTEHFFKAVMMPVLYPANVQEYLDFGLHGWAMSRYSGCWVAFKALADTVETSASVSIDPATVNPIFPPNFKLPPDGLNIRWPDPPLVQEARLLNHKLYAALAYCRANGLNKLIIDSPAPRLGILTAGKSYLDVRQALDELGIDDALAGEIGIRLFKVGMVWPLEPEGVRHFAEGLEEILVVEEKRQLLEYQLKEELYNWKDDVRPRVIGKFDEIGEWTPMQSEGHWLLPATGELPVATIARVIAERIGRFFTSPTIAARLALIESKQKAALTPIVLAERKPHFCSGCPHNSSTRVPEGSRAVAGIGCHYMVTWMDRSTSTFTHMGGEGVPWVGQAPFTTEKHIFANLGDGTYFHSGILAIRQSIAAKVPITYKILYNDAVAMTGGQPVDGILSVARITRQLEAEGVGKMVIVTNDPAKYAEITDLAPNVPIRHRDELDAVQRELREEPGVTVLIYDQVCATEARRRRKRGKLPAIAQRVVINEAVCEGCGDCSVQSNCLSIVPVETTFGTKRQIDQSSCNQDFSCVKGFCPSFVTIEGGKPKKGASPTVNPENWPILKSPKLPSTAQPYNLLITGVGGMGVITLGALIGMAAHLDGKGISTLDMTGLAQKYGAVFSHLRIADRPEDIHAARIATGEAHAVLGGDLVVSASTEALSKMLEGRTRAVVSCTDTPTADFTRNRDWHFPLAGLKTQLADTLGTDHVQFIDAQHLANRLMGDALYGNMLLLGYAWQLGLVPVSAAALDRAIELNGAAVDANRQAFEWGRRAAVDPEKVAKIAGPLTGQPLPEQTLDELIASRVDHLTAYQDATLAARYTDRVEAIRRLGNDDLTRAVATQYARLLAPKDAWEVARLYAQTDFLKSMNERFDGDLRLSFHLAPPGLTRPGPDGRPKKIRFGAWVLPVFKAMAKARRWRGSWLDPWKNSEENRLDRQLLADYESDLDFIAGHSPSPELIALANWPAEVRGFGPVRSEAAAKVADRREASRQIA; the protein is encoded by the coding sequence ATGAGCAACCTGGCTCAACCACCCTTGCCGACCGACCTGTCCGCGTCGATTGACGACAAATACACCCGCCACACCGGCCGCGTCTTCCTGACCGGCACCCAGGCGTTGATTCGCCTGCCCATGCTGCAACGCGAGCGTGATCTGGCCGCCGGGCTCAATACCGCCGGCTTCATTTCCGGCTACCGCGGCAGCCCGCTCGGCAACCTCGATCTCGGCCTGTGGAAGGCCAAGGAACACCTCGCCGAGCACCACATCACCTTCCAGCCGGGCCTCAACGAAGACATGGCGGCGACCGCCGTGTGGGGCAGCCAGCAGGTCAATCTCTTTCCCGGCGCGCTCTACGACGGCGTGTTCGGCCTGTGGTACGGCAAGGGGCCGGGCGTTGATCGCTGCGGCGACGTCTTCCGCCACGCCAACGCCGCCGGCAGTTCGAAATTCGGCGGCGTGCTGGTCATTGCCGGCGACGACCACGCCGCCAAGTCATCGACCCTGCCGCACCAGACCGAGCACTTTTTCAAGGCAGTCATGATGCCGGTGCTCTACCCGGCCAATGTCCAGGAATACCTCGATTTCGGCCTGCACGGCTGGGCGATGAGCCGCTATTCGGGCTGCTGGGTAGCCTTCAAGGCGCTGGCCGACACGGTCGAGACCTCGGCTTCAGTCAGCATCGACCCTGCTACGGTCAACCCGATTTTTCCGCCCAATTTCAAATTGCCGCCGGACGGTCTCAACATCCGCTGGCCCGACCCGCCGCTGGTCCAGGAAGCCCGCCTGCTCAACCACAAGCTCTACGCCGCGCTGGCCTACTGCCGGGCCAACGGGCTGAACAAGCTGATCATCGACTCGCCCGCCCCGCGCCTCGGCATTCTGACTGCCGGCAAGAGCTACCTCGACGTCCGCCAGGCCCTCGACGAACTCGGCATCGACGACGCTCTGGCCGGCGAAATCGGCATCCGCCTGTTCAAGGTCGGCATGGTCTGGCCGCTCGAACCGGAAGGCGTCCGCCATTTTGCCGAAGGGCTGGAGGAAATCCTGGTCGTCGAGGAAAAACGCCAACTGCTCGAATACCAGCTCAAGGAAGAGCTGTACAACTGGAAGGACGATGTCCGCCCGCGCGTTATCGGCAAGTTCGACGAGATCGGCGAATGGACGCCAATGCAGTCCGAAGGCCACTGGCTGCTGCCGGCCACCGGCGAACTGCCGGTCGCCACCATCGCCCGCGTCATCGCCGAACGCATCGGCCGTTTCTTCACCTCGCCGACCATCGCCGCCCGCCTCGCGCTGATTGAAAGCAAACAAAAGGCGGCGCTGACGCCCATCGTGCTCGCCGAGCGCAAGCCGCATTTCTGCTCGGGCTGCCCGCACAACAGCTCGACCCGCGTCCCGGAAGGCTCGCGCGCCGTCGCCGGCATCGGTTGCCACTACATGGTGACGTGGATGGACCGCAGCACGTCAACCTTCACCCACATGGGCGGCGAAGGCGTGCCCTGGGTCGGCCAGGCGCCCTTCACGACCGAAAAGCACATCTTCGCCAACCTCGGCGACGGCACCTATTTCCACTCCGGCATCCTGGCCATCCGGCAATCCATCGCCGCCAAGGTGCCGATCACCTACAAGATTCTCTACAACGACGCCGTGGCGATGACCGGCGGCCAGCCCGTCGACGGCATCCTGAGCGTCGCCCGCATCACGCGCCAACTCGAAGCCGAGGGCGTCGGCAAGATGGTCATCGTCACCAACGATCCGGCCAAGTACGCCGAAATCACCGACCTCGCCCCCAACGTCCCGATCCGCCACCGCGACGAACTCGACGCCGTCCAGCGCGAACTGCGCGAAGAACCCGGCGTCACCGTGCTGATTTACGACCAGGTCTGCGCCACCGAAGCCCGCCGCCGGCGCAAACGCGGCAAGCTGCCGGCCATCGCCCAGCGCGTCGTCATCAACGAAGCCGTCTGCGAAGGTTGCGGCGACTGCTCCGTGCAATCGAACTGCCTGTCCATCGTGCCGGTCGAAACGACCTTCGGCACCAAGCGCCAGATCGACCAGTCGTCGTGCAACCAGGATTTCTCCTGCGTCAAAGGCTTCTGCCCGAGCTTCGTCACCATCGAAGGCGGCAAACCGAAAAAAGGAGCGAGTCCTACGGTCAACCCGGAAAATTGGCCAATTTTGAAATCGCCCAAACTGCCGTCCACAGCCCAGCCCTACAACCTCCTCATCACCGGCGTCGGCGGCATGGGCGTCATCACCCTCGGCGCCCTCATCGGCATGGCTGCCCACCTCGACGGCAAGGGCATTTCGACCCTCGACATGACCGGCCTGGCGCAAAAGTACGGCGCCGTCTTCTCCCACCTGCGCATCGCCGACCGACCGGAAGACATCCACGCCGCCCGCATTGCCACCGGCGAAGCGCACGCCGTACTCGGCGGTGACCTCGTCGTCAGCGCCAGCACCGAAGCCCTGTCGAAAATGCTCGAAGGCCGCACGCGCGCCGTCGTCAGCTGCACCGACACGCCAACCGCCGACTTCACGCGCAACCGCGACTGGCACTTCCCGCTGGCCGGGCTCAAGACGCAACTGGCCGACACCCTCGGCACCGATCACGTCCAGTTCATCGACGCCCAGCATCTTGCCAACCGCCTGATGGGCGACGCCCTCTACGGCAACATGCTGCTCCTCGGCTACGCCTGGCAACTCGGTCTCGTCCCCGTTTCCGCCGCCGCCCTCGACCGCGCCATCGAACTCAACGGCGCCGCCGTCGACGCCAACCGCCAGGCTTTCGAATGGGGCCGGCGTGCTGCGGTCGACCCGGAAAAAGTCGCCAAAATCGCCGGCCCGCTCACCGGCCAGCCCTTGCCGGAACAAACGCTGGACGAACTCATCGCCAGCCGCGTCGACCACCTCACCGCCTACCAAGACGCCACCCTCGCCGCCCGCTACACCGACCGCGTCGAAGCCATCCGCCGCCTCGGCAACGACGACCTGACCCGCGCCGTCGCCACCCAATACGCCCGCCTGCTCGCCCCCAAAGACGCCTGGGAAGTCGCCCGCCTGTACGCCCAGACCGATTTCCTGAAGAGCATGAACGAGCGCTTCGACGGCGACCTGCGCCTGAGCTTCCACCTCGCTCCGCCCGGACTCACCCGCCCCGGCCCGGACGGCCGCCCGAAGAAAATCCGCTTCGGCGCCTGGGTGCTGCCGGTATTCAAGGCAATGGCTAAGGCCCGCCGCTGGCGCGGCAGTTGGCTCGATCCGTGGAAAAACAGCGAAGAAAACAGGCTCGACCGCCAGCTACTCGCCGACTACGAAAGCGACCTTGATTTCATCGCCGGGCACAGCCCAAGCCCGGAACTCATCGCACTCGCCAACTGGCCGGCCGAGGTGCGCGGATTTGGGCCGGTGCGCAGCGAGGCGGCGGCGAAGGTAGCTGACCGACGGGAGGCGTCGCGGCAGATCGCGTGA
- a CDS encoding GNAT family N-acetyltransferase, producing MPALARLRFYFSQTARKLFAMLPQKSRHNVYRSFVDCDPEPNKRLVLKIAETKEELEACFKLLHDAYVSSGFMTPDPSGMRVTVYHALPTTTTLCAKFDDQVVGTLSLIRESAIGFPLQRIFDLTGVREKEGNIAEVSALAVHPRFRRTGGTILFPLMKFMYEYCTTFFDTRHLVIAVNPRHIEMYESLLFFKRLTANVVENYDFVNGAPAVGASLDLKHAPETMRKAYAGKANNRNLYHYFCETKLANIQIPHRRFFTTNDPVLTPELIDYFFNKKTNVFAELSDRKKALLHLIYDLPEYRSVLPGLPEKGAAQQIRQHRRFSVKCPARLNNATPLFEKPINIEVNEVSRYGFRARIIEQIPADIWLNATVQLGLNEISRLTVQVVQETDVDDQHYCGFRIGEPDLVWRKFVTALYEGHTHTDLDQATRFLP from the coding sequence ATGCCGGCCTTAGCCCGTTTGCGGTTTTACTTCAGCCAGACTGCACGCAAGCTTTTTGCGATGCTGCCGCAGAAGAGCCGCCATAACGTCTATCGCTCCTTCGTGGATTGCGATCCCGAGCCGAACAAGCGCCTGGTCCTGAAAATCGCCGAGACCAAGGAAGAGCTCGAAGCCTGTTTCAAATTGCTGCACGACGCCTATGTCAGCAGCGGCTTCATGACCCCGGACCCCTCCGGCATGCGCGTCACGGTCTATCACGCCTTGCCGACGACGACGACGCTGTGTGCCAAATTCGACGATCAGGTCGTCGGCACCCTGTCGCTGATCCGCGAAAGCGCCATCGGCTTCCCGCTGCAGCGGATTTTCGACCTGACCGGCGTCCGCGAAAAGGAAGGCAATATCGCCGAGGTGTCGGCCCTTGCCGTGCATCCGCGCTTCCGGCGGACGGGAGGAACCATCCTCTTCCCGCTCATGAAGTTCATGTACGAATACTGCACGACCTTCTTCGACACCCGGCACCTCGTCATCGCGGTCAATCCGCGCCATATCGAAATGTACGAGTCGCTGCTTTTCTTCAAGCGGCTGACCGCCAACGTGGTCGAGAACTACGACTTCGTCAATGGCGCACCGGCTGTCGGCGCCTCGCTCGACCTCAAGCACGCGCCGGAAACGATGCGCAAGGCCTACGCCGGCAAGGCCAACAACCGAAACCTGTATCACTACTTCTGCGAAACCAAGCTGGCCAACATCCAGATCCCGCACCGGCGCTTCTTCACGACCAACGACCCGGTACTGACACCTGAACTGATCGACTACTTCTTCAACAAGAAAACCAATGTCTTCGCCGAGCTGAGCGACCGCAAGAAAGCCCTGCTCCACCTCATCTACGACCTGCCGGAATATCGCAGCGTCCTGCCGGGACTCCCGGAAAAAGGCGCCGCCCAGCAGATTCGCCAGCACCGCCGCTTTTCCGTCAAGTGCCCGGCCCGCCTCAACAACGCGACGCCACTTTTCGAGAAACCGATCAACATCGAAGTCAATGAAGTGTCGCGCTACGGTTTCCGGGCCCGCATCATCGAGCAGATTCCGGCCGACATATGGCTCAACGCCACCGTCCAGCTTGGTCTCAATGAAATCTCCCGACTAACCGTCCAGGTCGTTCAGGAAACCGATGTCGATGACCAGCATTACTGCGGCTTCCGTATCGGCGAGCCCGATCTGGTCTGGCGCAAGTTCGTCACGGCGCTTTACGAAGGCCATACTCACACGGATCTCGATCAGGCCACCCGCTTTCTTCCGTGA
- a CDS encoding HAMP domain-containing sensor histidine kinase: MSPYSLKLKLTVGAIGTALLLLVVQFFGQYSVLREDLGKRIEAEQFAFLGELAGNIDDKLQERLRALATVSSTVPQDSLTDLAALERHLRERPTLLTLFDDLYIFDAKGLLLVDWPIKPGRRDLDMSSRDYIQNVRKTLKPTISQPILGKATQQPIVVMAAPVLNARGELVAIFGGVLNLYKPNLIGTLGSRKIGESGYLYLVSRDRLVIAHPDKERIMQKVAPPGSNPSLDRALAGFEGTLEGTNSLGLEGLFTFKRLATTDWIIASVIPSSEAFLPISNIERRMATITILLMLLATPLLWLFSARISRPLGQLAAAMRQRASTMRPGQAAEPVAEIGSSEISTVAAAFNEFLGARNKAELALAASEEQRSKMIENLAAAKESAEAANQAKSEFLANMSHELRTPMNGVIGMIELARMNTLDDETREYLTIAQASANSLLAILNDILDVSKIEAGKLHIEHTPFEFAPLVNDVLRLMAPQIKDKGLSSECSLPAELPETLIGDPLRIRQVLLNLIGNAVKFTLAGSIAVSARVVETGTNNMLLAVDIADTGIGIPADRLDAIFHAFAQADSSTTRNFGGTGLGLTISSQLVDLMGGHLTVQSQQGVGSTFSFTLRLGLPG; the protein is encoded by the coding sequence ATGTCGCCCTACAGTCTCAAACTCAAGCTCACTGTTGGCGCCATCGGCACGGCGCTGCTCCTCCTCGTCGTCCAGTTTTTCGGGCAATACTCGGTTCTGCGCGAAGATCTCGGCAAACGCATCGAAGCCGAGCAGTTTGCCTTCCTCGGCGAACTGGCCGGCAATATCGACGACAAGCTGCAGGAGCGCCTGCGCGCCCTGGCCACGGTATCCAGCACCGTGCCGCAGGACAGCCTGACCGACCTCGCCGCCCTCGAGCGCCATCTGCGCGAGCGCCCCACGCTGTTGACGCTGTTCGACGACCTCTACATTTTCGATGCCAAGGGCCTGCTCCTCGTCGACTGGCCGATCAAGCCGGGGCGACGCGATCTTGACATGAGCAGCCGGGACTACATCCAGAACGTCCGGAAAACGCTCAAGCCGACCATTTCCCAGCCCATCCTCGGCAAGGCCACGCAGCAGCCCATCGTCGTCATGGCCGCCCCGGTTCTCAATGCCCGGGGTGAGCTTGTCGCCATCTTCGGTGGCGTGCTCAACCTCTACAAACCCAATCTGATCGGCACGCTGGGCTCGCGCAAGATAGGCGAGAGCGGCTATTTGTATCTGGTCAGCAGGGACCGGCTGGTCATTGCCCATCCGGACAAAGAGCGCATCATGCAGAAAGTCGCGCCACCCGGCTCCAACCCTTCCCTTGACCGCGCCCTCGCCGGCTTTGAGGGAACCCTCGAAGGCACCAACAGCCTCGGGCTGGAAGGCCTGTTCACCTTCAAGCGACTGGCCACGACAGACTGGATCATCGCCTCGGTCATTCCGAGCAGCGAGGCTTTCCTGCCCATCAGCAACATCGAACGACGCATGGCGACGATTACCATCCTGCTCATGTTGCTCGCCACCCCGCTGCTCTGGCTCTTTTCAGCGCGCATCTCGAGGCCCTTGGGCCAGCTGGCTGCTGCCATGCGCCAACGGGCCAGCACCATGCGGCCAGGACAGGCCGCCGAACCGGTGGCCGAAATCGGCAGCAGTGAAATCAGTACCGTCGCCGCCGCCTTCAACGAGTTTCTTGGCGCCCGCAACAAGGCTGAACTGGCCCTGGCGGCGAGCGAGGAGCAGCGTTCGAAAATGATCGAAAACCTGGCGGCGGCGAAGGAGTCGGCGGAAGCGGCGAACCAGGCAAAGAGCGAATTTCTCGCCAACATGAGCCACGAACTGCGGACGCCGATGAACGGCGTCATCGGCATGATCGAACTGGCCCGGATGAACACGCTCGACGACGAGACCCGGGAATACCTGACGATTGCCCAGGCGTCGGCCAACAGCCTGCTGGCCATCCTCAACGATATTCTCGATGTCTCGAAGATCGAGGCAGGCAAGCTGCATATCGAACATACGCCGTTTGAATTCGCGCCCCTAGTCAACGATGTCCTCCGCCTCATGGCGCCTCAGATCAAGGACAAGGGACTGAGCAGCGAATGCAGCCTGCCGGCGGAGTTGCCGGAAACCCTGATCGGCGATCCGCTGCGCATCCGCCAGGTCTTGCTCAACCTGATCGGCAATGCCGTCAAATTCACGCTCGCCGGCAGCATTGCGGTCTCCGCGCGGGTCGTCGAAACCGGCACGAACAACATGCTGCTGGCCGTCGACATAGCCGACACCGGCATCGGCATCCCGGCCGACCGTCTTGACGCGATTTTCCATGCCTTCGCCCAGGCCGACAGTTCGACCACCCGCAATTTCGGCGGCACCGGCCTCGGTCTGACCATCTCGAGCCAGCTCGTCGACCTGATGGGCGGCCACCTGACCGTGCAGAGCCAGCAAGGCGTCGGCAGCACTTTCAGCTTCACGCTACGCCTCGGTTTGCCCGGGTAA
- a CDS encoding branched-chain amino acid ABC transporter substrate-binding protein has translation MQAKLSVVALSVAAAFALSACGQKEEPKMVAPAAPAAKPEVVVKLGHVAPMTGPQAHLGKDNENGAVLAIEELNAKGMEIGGAKVKFELINEDDAADPKQGAIVAQKLVDAKVNGVIGHLNSGTTIPASKLYADAGIPQISGSATNPKYTQQGFATAFRVMANDVQQGKSLGEFAVKQGVKTVAIVDDRTAYGQGLADEFKKAAEASGIKVVANEYTTDKATDFKAILTKIKSTKAELVFFGGMDAQGGPMAKQMKELGIKAKFLGGDGVCTPEFMKLGGPATEGQFCSLPGMPLEKLAKGPEFREKFSKKFGAEIQLYAPYVYDAVMVMADSMKRADSVEPAKFLPAIGQTKYDGVTAMVEFDALGDLKGGAISIYKYTGGKLEYVETLGGSTMETAKAEVKEAVAEVKDAAKAVAGAATAVGKEAVSDVKDAAKAATEAGKDAVKAGAEAVKNAADATKAAVEKK, from the coding sequence ATGCAAGCCAAGCTTTCCGTAGTTGCCCTCTCCGTTGCTGCTGCTTTTGCCCTGTCCGCCTGCGGCCAGAAGGAAGAACCCAAAATGGTTGCTCCCGCCGCGCCGGCCGCGAAGCCGGAAGTGGTCGTCAAGCTCGGCCATGTCGCACCGATGACCGGCCCGCAGGCTCACCTCGGCAAGGACAACGAAAATGGCGCCGTGCTGGCCATCGAAGAGCTGAACGCCAAAGGTATGGAAATCGGTGGTGCCAAGGTCAAGTTCGAGCTGATCAACGAAGATGACGCAGCCGACCCGAAACAGGGCGCCATCGTTGCCCAGAAGCTGGTCGATGCCAAGGTCAATGGCGTCATCGGTCACCTCAATTCGGGCACGACCATCCCGGCCTCCAAGCTTTACGCCGATGCTGGCATCCCGCAGATCTCCGGTTCGGCGACCAATCCGAAATACACGCAGCAGGGCTTTGCCACGGCTTTCCGCGTCATGGCCAACGACGTCCAGCAGGGCAAGAGCCTTGGTGAGTTCGCCGTCAAGCAGGGCGTCAAGACCGTGGCCATCGTCGATGACCGCACCGCCTACGGCCAGGGCCTGGCCGACGAGTTCAAGAAGGCGGCCGAAGCTTCCGGCATCAAGGTGGTGGCCAACGAATACACGACCGACAAGGCGACCGATTTCAAGGCCATCCTGACCAAGATCAAGTCGACCAAGGCCGAACTGGTCTTCTTCGGCGGCATGGATGCGCAGGGCGGCCCGATGGCCAAACAGATGAAGGAACTCGGCATCAAGGCCAAGTTCCTCGGCGGCGACGGTGTCTGTACGCCGGAGTTCATGAAGCTCGGCGGCCCGGCCACTGAAGGCCAGTTCTGTTCGCTGCCCGGCATGCCGCTGGAAAAGCTGGCCAAGGGTCCGGAATTCCGCGAGAAGTTCAGCAAGAAGTTCGGGGCTGAAATCCAGCTTTACGCACCGTATGTTTACGACGCGGTGATGGTCATGGCTGATTCGATGAAGCGGGCCGATTCGGTCGAGCCGGCCAAGTTCCTGCCGGCCATTGGCCAGACCAAGTACGACGGCGTGACGGCGATGGTCGAGTTCGATGCGCTGGGCGACCTCAAGGGCGGAGCCATTTCTATCTACAAGTACACGGGCGGCAAGCTCGAATACGTCGAGACGCTGGGTGGCAGCACGATGGAAACGGCCAAGGCTGAAGTCAAGGAAGCCGTTGCCGAAGTGAAGGATGCGGCCAAGGCCGTGGCCGGCGCTGCGACGGCGGTCGGCAAGGAAGCGGTCAGCGACGTCAAGGATGCGGCCAAGGCAGCGACCGAGGCTGGCAAGGATGCCGTCAAGGCGGGCGCCGAGGCGGTCAAGAACGCGGCCGATGCGACCAAGGCGGCGGTCGAGAAGAAGTAA